One segment of Strix aluco isolate bStrAlu1 chromosome 17, bStrAlu1.hap1, whole genome shotgun sequence DNA contains the following:
- the RAD21L1 gene encoding double-strand-break repair protein rad21-like protein 1 produces the protein MSLVPGAMFYMHLLVNKRGPLAKIWLAAHWERKLTKAHIFECNLETTVEKLISPKFTVALRTSGHLLLGVVRIYHRKAKYLLADCSEALTKMKTAFRPGLVDLPEENVEAAYQSITLPEEFHDFETPLPDLNAIDVAEHFALNQSRAEDITFTEDYESNMLLCDRNFDEEPEALRKQSFFDSSILMSSNSLVADHNSASVNGGRSALREDAYSFEHDCFGDEQDAADMIEILLRDEQNGLDKDIPAMEEKRPLSQDPSEIGAAIEADCADTTIKKISHLMNETILLLKEDEGFVLEPVDDTAVTQRKKNKRKRKLLVDVDKELSCNTIYNQLNNCMDILATLDLAPPTKKTMMWKKSGGVDKLLSHATQPVVHTELQRLFVQCFKNHGFKMRRNGIQREMEETRKEHDTTEMLRVEEPSYLQESAHSETERKIRNDSFMLTSQNNRNETDDNCGETIQGGTAFSESSSPANTPRGPEAGTQQVEFPKVRLLEADNPDLFRGGLCSFSEILKKKKKKQWHHELTVNFGVLTSSLVHIWPVKNFIAWYVGIRVSQTQRVCGGSGSLLRQGEPKNLKPNFGTSFLAPDQYESCQNPGQAEQYLAVTLPPPGSLGPIPQHLAVVVPGSGKNRSVLFPLKELMRNGRDSEEIKWNKITLQLLKTLQHLKRSGVRAFSFRELCRKNNRKEAAAKFYIFLVLKKQSVVELSQSAPFADITATLGPMFSAPEIM, from the exons ATGAGCCTCGTCCCAGGCGCCATGTTCTACATGCATTTGCTCGTCAACAAGCGCGGGCCGTTGGCCAAAATATGGCTTGCTGCCCACTGGGAGAGGAAGCTGACCAAAGCTCATATATTTGAGTGCAATTTAGAGACTACTGTTGAAAAGCTCATCTCGCCAAAG TTTACTGTAGCTCTGCGCACCTCTGGACACTTACTCCTAGGAGTGGTGCGGATTTACCACAGGAAAGCAAAGTACCTCTTGGCAGACTGCAGTGAAGCTTTGACAAAAATGAAGACAGCCTTTCGCCCAG GACTTGTTGACCTTCCAGAAGAGAACGTTGAGGCTGCTTATCAGTCCATTACATTACCTGAAGAATTTCATGATTTTGAAACACCACTACCCGATTTAAA TGCCATTGATGTTGCTGAACATTTTGCCTTGaatcagagcagagctgaagacATCACGTTTACAGAGGATTACGAAAGCAATATGCTTCTCTGTGATAGAAACTTTG ATGAAGAACCAGAGGCACtaagaaaacagagcttctttGACAGCAGCATCTTAATGAGCAGCAACAGTCTCGTGGCTGATCACAACTCCGCGAGTGTGAACGGAGGCCGGTCTGCGCTGCGCGAGGATGCTTACAGCTTCGAGCACGACTGCTTTGGAGATGAGCAGGATGCTGCAGATATGATTG AAATCCTGTTGAGGGATGAGCAAAATGGCCTAGATAAAGACATTCCTGCTATGGAGGAAAAACGTCCTTTGTCACAAGATCCGTCAGAGATCGGCGCAGCCA TTGAGGCCGACTGTGCAGACACCACCATTAAGAAAATCAGTCACCTAATGAATGAAACAATACTTTTGTTGAAGGAAGATGAAGGATTTGTGCTTGAGCCAGTTGATGATACAG CTGTcacccagaggaaaaaaaataaaagaaagaggaagttGCTTGTGGATGTAGACAAGGAACTCAGCTGCAACACTATATACAACCAGCTTAACAACTGCATGGACATCCTTGCTACGTTAGACCTTGCacccccaacaaaaaaaaccatgaTGTGGAAGAAATCGGGAGGTGTGGATAAGCTCCTGTCCCACGCTACACAGCCTGTGGTTCACACCGAGCTGCAAAGG ttgtttgtgCAATGCTTCAAGAATCATGGATTTAAGATGAGAAGAAATGGAATACAGAGGGAGatggaagaaacaagaaaagagcACGATACCACag AGATGCTGAGAGTAGAAGAGCCAAGTTACCTGCAGGAGTCAGCTCATTCAGAGACTGAGAGAAAAATTAGAAATGATTCGTTTATGTTGacatcacagaataacagaaatgaaactgaTGATAACTGTGGTGAAACTATA CAGGGTGGAACAGCTTTCTCCGAGAGCTCCTCGCCGGCGAACACTCCACGGGGCCCAGAAGCTGGAACGCAGCAAGTGGAGTTCCCAAAGGTGCGTCTGCTCGAAGCTGACAACCCGGACTTGTTCAGAGGAGGACTGTGTTCTTTctcagaaatacttaaaaaaaaaaaaaaaaagcaatggcaTCATGAGCTTACAGTGAATTTTGGTGTACTAACATCATCTTTAGTACATATTTGGCCAGTCAAAAACTTTATAGCTTGGTACGTGGGGATACGTGTGTCCCAGACCCAAAGGGTCTGTGGGGGCAGCGGCTCCTTATTGAGAC AGGGTGAGCCCAAAAATCTAAAGCCAAATTTTGGAACATCCTTTTTGGCCCCTGACCAGTACGAATCCTGTCAGAATCCTGGTCAGGCAGAACAGTACCTGGCTGTGACGCTGCCCCCCCCAGGCTCGCTGGGACCAATTCCCCAGCACCTGGCCGTTGTTGTGCCCGGAAGCGGGAAGAACAGG TCTGTTCTCTTTCCTCTCAAGGAGCTAATGAGGAACGGGAGAGACAGTGAAGAAATAAAGTGGAACAAAATAACTCTTCAGTTATTAAAAACTTTACAG CACCTGAAGAGATCAGGCGTCCGTGCCTTCAGTTTTCGGGAGCTTTGTCGAAAAAACAACCGGAAAGAAGCTGCGGCCAAGTTTTACATCTTTCTTGTTCTGAAGAAGCAGTCGGTCGTGGAGCTTAGCCAGAGCGCTCCCTTTGCTGACATCACAGCCACCCTCGGCCCGATGTTCAGCGCTCCGGAAATCATGTAG
- the SNPH gene encoding syntaphilin isoform X2, producing MLVRAPGVQRGVLAGAPRHDFSPCAGHSGAACGAGACLAPRVPGAQRDPPSRAVWRAGNCRERGRAGGSGDAGSPAPRTRGTAAMSLPGSRRSSTGSRRRPSPPGRDTYGTSSLSSSSNSGSCKGSDSSPTPRRSAKYNLCSDNHGIKPPTPEQYLTPLQQKEVCIRHLKARLKDTQERLQDRDAEIEDLKTQLSRMQEDWIEEECHRVEAQLALKEARKEIKQLKQVIDTVKNNLLEKDKGLQKYFVDINIQNKKLETLLHSMEVAQNGALKEEGAGESAGGSPARSLTRSSTYTKLSDQGAGDRNVGGSQTISLDEGADSGFAGAEEAPGHTDPLDGGGEPGARLPPSSTYEKLLGLRGGVEAGVQASCMQERAIQTDFVPCQPDLDTILEKVMKSQACSLGSPTSAWVSEMEDMMPGPEFSNPTGATDLLVAEPDTAASAGAEGGVPCNPAVRQPPGASPSVAIACVAEEETTEASGCEAAPSKSYWSRHFIVDLLAVVVPAVPTVAWLCRSQRRQGQPIYNISSLLRGCCTVALHSIRRMGCRPVASPGGSTQP from the exons ATGCTGGTGCGGGCGCCCGGGGTGCAGCGTGGGGTGCTCGCAGGAGCCCCCCGGCACGATTTCAGCCCGTGTGCCGGACACAGCGGTGCCGCCTGCGGTGCTGGCGCTTGCCTGGCGCCGCGTGTTCCCGGAGCGCAGAGGGACCCCCCGAGCAGAGCGGTTTGGCGTGCGGGTAACTGCCGTGAACGGGGAAGAGCAGGAGGCAGCGGCGATGCCGG TTCCCCCGCGCCCAGGACCCGCGGCACCGCGGCCATGTCTCTGCCGGGGAGCAGACGCTCGTCCACCGGATCGCGAAG GCGCCCCTCGCCCCCCGGGAGGGACACCTACGGCACCTCCtcgctgagcagcagcagcaattctGGCTCCTGCAAGGGCAGCGACAGCAGCCCCACCCCAAG GCGCTCGGCCAAGTACAACCTCTGCAGCGACAACCATGGGATAAAGCCGCCAACGCCGGAGCAGTACCTGACCCCCCTGCAGCAGAAGGAGGTCTGCATCAGGCACCTCAAAGCTCGCCTGAAGGACACGCAGGAGCGGCTGCAGGACAG GGATGCTGAGATCGAGGACCTGAAGACGCAGCTGTCGCGGATGCAGGAGGACTGGATCGAGGAGGAGTGCCATCGCGTGGAGGCCCAGCTGGCGCTGAAGGAAGCCCGCAAGGAGATCAAGCAGCTGAAGCAGGTCATCGACACAGTGAAGAACAACCTgctggagaaggacaaagggCTCCAGAAGTATTTCGTGGACATCAACATCCAGAACAAGAAGCTGGAGACGCTGCTGCACAGCATGGAGGTGGCGCAGAACGGGGCGCTGAAGGAGGAGGGGGCCGGCGAGTCGGCCGGGGGGTCCCCGGCACGATCCCTCACCCGCAGCTCCACTTACACCAAGCTGAGCGACCAAGGGGCCGGGGACCGCAACGTGGGGGGCTCGCAGACCATCTCGCTGGACGAGGGGGCCGACAGCGGCTTCGCAGGGGCAGAGGAGGCTCCTGGCCACACGGACCCGCTGGACGGGGGGGGCGAGCCCGGCGCCCGCCTGCCCCCCAGTTCCACCTACGAGAAGCTGCTGGGGCTGCGGGGCGGTGTGGAGGCCGGGGTGCAGGCCAGCTGCATGCAGGAACGGGCCATCCAGACGGACTTCGTGCCCTGCCAGCCCGACCTGGACACCATCCTGGAGAAAGTGATGAAGTCCCAGGCTTGCAGCTTAGGCAGCCCCACCTCGGCTTGGGTCTCCGAAATGGAAGACATGATGCCCGGCCCCGAGTTCTCCAACCCCACCGGGGCCACGGACCTGCTGGTGGCCGAGCCCGACACGGCGGCGAGTGCCGGGGCCGAGGGGGGTGTCCCCTGCAACCCGGCGGTGCGGCAGCCCCCCGGCGCCAGCCCCTCTGTGGCCATCGCCTGCGTGGCGGAGGAGGAGACGACGGAGGCGAGCGGCTGCGAGGCCGCCCCTTCCAAGAGCTACTGGAGCCGCCATTTCATCGTGGATCTGCTGGCGGTGGTGGTGCCGGCCGTGCCCACGGTGGCCTGGCTGTGCCGCTCGCAGCGCCGGCAGGGCCAACCCATCTACAATATCAGCTCGCTCCTGCGGGGCTGCTGCACCGTCGCCCTCCATTCCATCCGCAGGATGGGCTGTCGCCCCGTCGCCAGCCCCgggggcagcacccagccctga
- the SNPH gene encoding syntaphilin isoform X3, whose amino-acid sequence MSLPGSRRSSTGSRRRPSPPGRDTYGTSSLSSSSNSGSCKGSDSSPTPRRSAKYNLCSDNHGIKPPTPEQYLTPLQQKEVCIRHLKARLKDTQERLQDRDAEIEDLKTQLSRMQEDWIEEECHRVEAQLALKEARKEIKQLKQVIDTVKNNLLEKDKGLQKYFVDINIQNKKLETLLHSMEVAQNGALKEEGAGESAGGSPARSLTRSSTYTKLSDQGAGDRNVGGSQTISLDEGADSGFAGAEEAPGHTDPLDGGGEPGARLPPSSTYEKLLGLRGGVEAGVQASCMQERAIQTDFVPCQPDLDTILEKVMKSQACSLGSPTSAWVSEMEDMMPGPEFSNPTGATDLLVAEPDTAASAGAEGGVPCNPAVRQPPGASPSVAIACVAEEETTEASGCEAAPSKSYWSRHFIVDLLAVVVPAVPTVAWLCRSQRRQGQPIYNISSLLRGCCTVALHSIRRMGCRPVASPGGSTQP is encoded by the exons ATGTCTCTGCCGGGGAGCAGACGCTCGTCCACCGGATCGCGAAG GCGCCCCTCGCCCCCCGGGAGGGACACCTACGGCACCTCCtcgctgagcagcagcagcaattctGGCTCCTGCAAGGGCAGCGACAGCAGCCCCACCCCAAG GCGCTCGGCCAAGTACAACCTCTGCAGCGACAACCATGGGATAAAGCCGCCAACGCCGGAGCAGTACCTGACCCCCCTGCAGCAGAAGGAGGTCTGCATCAGGCACCTCAAAGCTCGCCTGAAGGACACGCAGGAGCGGCTGCAGGACAG GGATGCTGAGATCGAGGACCTGAAGACGCAGCTGTCGCGGATGCAGGAGGACTGGATCGAGGAGGAGTGCCATCGCGTGGAGGCCCAGCTGGCGCTGAAGGAAGCCCGCAAGGAGATCAAGCAGCTGAAGCAGGTCATCGACACAGTGAAGAACAACCTgctggagaaggacaaagggCTCCAGAAGTATTTCGTGGACATCAACATCCAGAACAAGAAGCTGGAGACGCTGCTGCACAGCATGGAGGTGGCGCAGAACGGGGCGCTGAAGGAGGAGGGGGCCGGCGAGTCGGCCGGGGGGTCCCCGGCACGATCCCTCACCCGCAGCTCCACTTACACCAAGCTGAGCGACCAAGGGGCCGGGGACCGCAACGTGGGGGGCTCGCAGACCATCTCGCTGGACGAGGGGGCCGACAGCGGCTTCGCAGGGGCAGAGGAGGCTCCTGGCCACACGGACCCGCTGGACGGGGGGGGCGAGCCCGGCGCCCGCCTGCCCCCCAGTTCCACCTACGAGAAGCTGCTGGGGCTGCGGGGCGGTGTGGAGGCCGGGGTGCAGGCCAGCTGCATGCAGGAACGGGCCATCCAGACGGACTTCGTGCCCTGCCAGCCCGACCTGGACACCATCCTGGAGAAAGTGATGAAGTCCCAGGCTTGCAGCTTAGGCAGCCCCACCTCGGCTTGGGTCTCCGAAATGGAAGACATGATGCCCGGCCCCGAGTTCTCCAACCCCACCGGGGCCACGGACCTGCTGGTGGCCGAGCCCGACACGGCGGCGAGTGCCGGGGCCGAGGGGGGTGTCCCCTGCAACCCGGCGGTGCGGCAGCCCCCCGGCGCCAGCCCCTCTGTGGCCATCGCCTGCGTGGCGGAGGAGGAGACGACGGAGGCGAGCGGCTGCGAGGCCGCCCCTTCCAAGAGCTACTGGAGCCGCCATTTCATCGTGGATCTGCTGGCGGTGGTGGTGCCGGCCGTGCCCACGGTGGCCTGGCTGTGCCGCTCGCAGCGCCGGCAGGGCCAACCCATCTACAATATCAGCTCGCTCCTGCGGGGCTGCTGCACCGTCGCCCTCCATTCCATCCGCAGGATGGGCTGTCGCCCCGTCGCCAGCCCCgggggcagcacccagccctga
- the SNPH gene encoding syntaphilin isoform X1 — protein MSLPGSRRSSTGSRSRGVYGRSGFASFFKSSAPSATRPETQPLLPASRRPSPPGRDTYGTSSLSSSSNSGSCKGSDSSPTPRRSAKYNLCSDNHGIKPPTPEQYLTPLQQKEVCIRHLKARLKDTQERLQDRDAEIEDLKTQLSRMQEDWIEEECHRVEAQLALKEARKEIKQLKQVIDTVKNNLLEKDKGLQKYFVDINIQNKKLETLLHSMEVAQNGALKEEGAGESAGGSPARSLTRSSTYTKLSDQGAGDRNVGGSQTISLDEGADSGFAGAEEAPGHTDPLDGGGEPGARLPPSSTYEKLLGLRGGVEAGVQASCMQERAIQTDFVPCQPDLDTILEKVMKSQACSLGSPTSAWVSEMEDMMPGPEFSNPTGATDLLVAEPDTAASAGAEGGVPCNPAVRQPPGASPSVAIACVAEEETTEASGCEAAPSKSYWSRHFIVDLLAVVVPAVPTVAWLCRSQRRQGQPIYNISSLLRGCCTVALHSIRRMGCRPVASPGGSTQP, from the exons ATGTCTCTGCCGGGGAGCAGACGCTCGTCCACCGGATCGCGAAG TCGCGGGGTTTATGGACGGAGTGGCTTTGCCTCCTTCTTTAAGTCTTCAGCGCCCTCAGCCACTCGGCCTGAGACACAGCCTCTTCTCCCTGCCTCCAGGCGCCCCTCGCCCCCCGGGAGGGACACCTACGGCACCTCCtcgctgagcagcagcagcaattctGGCTCCTGCAAGGGCAGCGACAGCAGCCCCACCCCAAG GCGCTCGGCCAAGTACAACCTCTGCAGCGACAACCATGGGATAAAGCCGCCAACGCCGGAGCAGTACCTGACCCCCCTGCAGCAGAAGGAGGTCTGCATCAGGCACCTCAAAGCTCGCCTGAAGGACACGCAGGAGCGGCTGCAGGACAG GGATGCTGAGATCGAGGACCTGAAGACGCAGCTGTCGCGGATGCAGGAGGACTGGATCGAGGAGGAGTGCCATCGCGTGGAGGCCCAGCTGGCGCTGAAGGAAGCCCGCAAGGAGATCAAGCAGCTGAAGCAGGTCATCGACACAGTGAAGAACAACCTgctggagaaggacaaagggCTCCAGAAGTATTTCGTGGACATCAACATCCAGAACAAGAAGCTGGAGACGCTGCTGCACAGCATGGAGGTGGCGCAGAACGGGGCGCTGAAGGAGGAGGGGGCCGGCGAGTCGGCCGGGGGGTCCCCGGCACGATCCCTCACCCGCAGCTCCACTTACACCAAGCTGAGCGACCAAGGGGCCGGGGACCGCAACGTGGGGGGCTCGCAGACCATCTCGCTGGACGAGGGGGCCGACAGCGGCTTCGCAGGGGCAGAGGAGGCTCCTGGCCACACGGACCCGCTGGACGGGGGGGGCGAGCCCGGCGCCCGCCTGCCCCCCAGTTCCACCTACGAGAAGCTGCTGGGGCTGCGGGGCGGTGTGGAGGCCGGGGTGCAGGCCAGCTGCATGCAGGAACGGGCCATCCAGACGGACTTCGTGCCCTGCCAGCCCGACCTGGACACCATCCTGGAGAAAGTGATGAAGTCCCAGGCTTGCAGCTTAGGCAGCCCCACCTCGGCTTGGGTCTCCGAAATGGAAGACATGATGCCCGGCCCCGAGTTCTCCAACCCCACCGGGGCCACGGACCTGCTGGTGGCCGAGCCCGACACGGCGGCGAGTGCCGGGGCCGAGGGGGGTGTCCCCTGCAACCCGGCGGTGCGGCAGCCCCCCGGCGCCAGCCCCTCTGTGGCCATCGCCTGCGTGGCGGAGGAGGAGACGACGGAGGCGAGCGGCTGCGAGGCCGCCCCTTCCAAGAGCTACTGGAGCCGCCATTTCATCGTGGATCTGCTGGCGGTGGTGGTGCCGGCCGTGCCCACGGTGGCCTGGCTGTGCCGCTCGCAGCGCCGGCAGGGCCAACCCATCTACAATATCAGCTCGCTCCTGCGGGGCTGCTGCACCGTCGCCCTCCATTCCATCCGCAGGATGGGCTGTCGCCCCGTCGCCAGCCCCgggggcagcacccagccctga
- the SNPH gene encoding syntaphilin isoform X4, whose amino-acid sequence MSLPGSRRSSTGSRRRSAKYNLCSDNHGIKPPTPEQYLTPLQQKEVCIRHLKARLKDTQERLQDRDAEIEDLKTQLSRMQEDWIEEECHRVEAQLALKEARKEIKQLKQVIDTVKNNLLEKDKGLQKYFVDINIQNKKLETLLHSMEVAQNGALKEEGAGESAGGSPARSLTRSSTYTKLSDQGAGDRNVGGSQTISLDEGADSGFAGAEEAPGHTDPLDGGGEPGARLPPSSTYEKLLGLRGGVEAGVQASCMQERAIQTDFVPCQPDLDTILEKVMKSQACSLGSPTSAWVSEMEDMMPGPEFSNPTGATDLLVAEPDTAASAGAEGGVPCNPAVRQPPGASPSVAIACVAEEETTEASGCEAAPSKSYWSRHFIVDLLAVVVPAVPTVAWLCRSQRRQGQPIYNISSLLRGCCTVALHSIRRMGCRPVASPGGSTQP is encoded by the exons ATGTCTCTGCCGGGGAGCAGACGCTCGTCCACCGGATCGCGAAG GCGCTCGGCCAAGTACAACCTCTGCAGCGACAACCATGGGATAAAGCCGCCAACGCCGGAGCAGTACCTGACCCCCCTGCAGCAGAAGGAGGTCTGCATCAGGCACCTCAAAGCTCGCCTGAAGGACACGCAGGAGCGGCTGCAGGACAG GGATGCTGAGATCGAGGACCTGAAGACGCAGCTGTCGCGGATGCAGGAGGACTGGATCGAGGAGGAGTGCCATCGCGTGGAGGCCCAGCTGGCGCTGAAGGAAGCCCGCAAGGAGATCAAGCAGCTGAAGCAGGTCATCGACACAGTGAAGAACAACCTgctggagaaggacaaagggCTCCAGAAGTATTTCGTGGACATCAACATCCAGAACAAGAAGCTGGAGACGCTGCTGCACAGCATGGAGGTGGCGCAGAACGGGGCGCTGAAGGAGGAGGGGGCCGGCGAGTCGGCCGGGGGGTCCCCGGCACGATCCCTCACCCGCAGCTCCACTTACACCAAGCTGAGCGACCAAGGGGCCGGGGACCGCAACGTGGGGGGCTCGCAGACCATCTCGCTGGACGAGGGGGCCGACAGCGGCTTCGCAGGGGCAGAGGAGGCTCCTGGCCACACGGACCCGCTGGACGGGGGGGGCGAGCCCGGCGCCCGCCTGCCCCCCAGTTCCACCTACGAGAAGCTGCTGGGGCTGCGGGGCGGTGTGGAGGCCGGGGTGCAGGCCAGCTGCATGCAGGAACGGGCCATCCAGACGGACTTCGTGCCCTGCCAGCCCGACCTGGACACCATCCTGGAGAAAGTGATGAAGTCCCAGGCTTGCAGCTTAGGCAGCCCCACCTCGGCTTGGGTCTCCGAAATGGAAGACATGATGCCCGGCCCCGAGTTCTCCAACCCCACCGGGGCCACGGACCTGCTGGTGGCCGAGCCCGACACGGCGGCGAGTGCCGGGGCCGAGGGGGGTGTCCCCTGCAACCCGGCGGTGCGGCAGCCCCCCGGCGCCAGCCCCTCTGTGGCCATCGCCTGCGTGGCGGAGGAGGAGACGACGGAGGCGAGCGGCTGCGAGGCCGCCCCTTCCAAGAGCTACTGGAGCCGCCATTTCATCGTGGATCTGCTGGCGGTGGTGGTGCCGGCCGTGCCCACGGTGGCCTGGCTGTGCCGCTCGCAGCGCCGGCAGGGCCAACCCATCTACAATATCAGCTCGCTCCTGCGGGGCTGCTGCACCGTCGCCCTCCATTCCATCCGCAGGATGGGCTGTCGCCCCGTCGCCAGCCCCgggggcagcacccagccctga
- the SDCBP2 gene encoding syntenin-2, with the protein MATLYPSLEDMKGHQILQAQAAAGVRTPATTVVTEKPKLVSGTGDAAPPLLYPNLAELENYMGLALSSAEIQKNLLPEGSTALTPTGPSPGQLVAPLSGNNAGLRRAEIKPGVREIHLCKDERGKTGLQLKNVDQGIFVQLVKANSPAALVGLRFGDQILQIDGKNCAGWSSDKAQRALKKASPEKIVMVVRDRPFQRTVTVHKDSTGHIGVVVKKGKIVSLAKDSSAARNGLLTHHCICEVNGQNVIGMKDKQLTEVLAGAGNVVTLTIIPTVIYEHMVKRLSAGQVKSAMDHSIPDL; encoded by the exons ATGGCAACGCTCTACCCCTCCCTGGAGGACATGAAGGGCCACCAGATCTTGCAG GCGCAGGCAGCTGCCGGGGTGAGGACCCCCGCCACAACGGTGGTCACGGAGAAGCCAAAGCTCGTCTCGGGCACCGGCGATGCAG CACCACCCCTGCTGTACCCCAACCTGGCCGAGCTGGAGAACTACATGGGGCTGGCTCTCTCCAGCGCAGAGATCCAGAAGAACCTGCTCCCAGAAGGCAGCACC GCGCTGACCCCCACCGGGCCCTCCCCGGGCCAGCTGGTCGCCCCCCTGAGCGGGAACAacgcggggctgcggcgggcagAGATCAAGCCGGGCGTGCGGGAGATCCACCTCTGCAAGGATGAGCGGGGCAAGACGGGGCTGCAGCTGAAAAATGTCGACCAG gGCATCTTTGTGCAGCTGGTGAAGGCCAACTCGCCGGCGGCGCTGGTGGGGCTGCGCTTCGGTGACCAGATCCTGCAGATCGACGGCAAGAACTGCGCGGGCTGGAGCAGCGACAAGGCGCAGCGGGCGCTGAAGAAGGCGTCCCCGGAGAAAATCGTCATGGTGGTGCGGGACAG GCCTTTCCAGCGCACCGTCACTGTGCACAAGGACAGCACTGGCCACATCGGCGTCGTGGTCAAGAAGGGGAAAATCGTGTCGCTGGCCAAGGACAGCTCTGCCGCCCGCAACGGCCTCCTCACCCACCACTGCATCTGCGAGGTCAACGGCCAGAACGTCATCGGCATGAAG GACAAGCAGCTCACGGAGGTGCTGGCGGGAGCCGGGAACGTGGTGACACTGACCATCATCCCCACCGTCATCTACGAGCACATGGTCAAACG GCTCTCGGCAGGGCAGGTGAAGTCAGCCATGGACCACTCCATCCCTGACCTGTGA